The DNA region AGCACCAGTATCCGTAAGGAtcacaaaagaaagaaaaagtttgtTACACCATTGATATGACCTCCATATATGGCTAGAGGACCTAATCAACCCTGGGTTTCCTAAAATAGTTTGAGCTGCTTCTGCCAGACAATAATCTTTATAAACTCGTTGGTTCTCCAGAAGTAAAGTTTGATATATGATTTTCAGAAGCCAAGACAGAGAATCTGATACAGAAATTCCAAAGTTCTTTGTTTCAACTTTAAAGAACTAAATAGCAATAAAAATGCCCTTATGAAACATTAATTCTACCTTGAAGAACTAAATAGGAAGAAAATTGCCCTTCTGAAGCCTTAATATGAGATAAGATTTATACAAGTAAATGCTAAAAACTTCAACACTGTAGGAATACAGTATATGTGACAGATGTTCCTTAATTCTAAGAAGGAATAGAAAAAACTATAGCTTTTGCAGAATCAAACACTGCATAAAAATAATTCCGTTCTTTGTCATACTCAGAATGTTAAAAAGCATCGCCAACTAAAGCATCAGATGGAACATGTCCAAGATTAACAATAAGAAAAGAAACCCACACACAGAGATGCGATATTACCGTACCTTGTTCATTGATGTGCCGcctgaaatgaccaaaattagAAAGGCCAAAGTAAGCACAACCggtttttaaaaagatataaaagaaaatggtcAATGAAAAGAAAACAGTATCAATCGCAAACCTGTGCGCTGACCCAAAGTCTGTAATCTATCAGACACTTGACTCTGCCATTTCAATATCTTTTGCCGATAAGATTTCACCTTCTCTACTTCACTGTCAAAACAGTGTCCAATTATCAAAACTATTTGAGAGAATGAACAAACAACACAAATGTCCTAGATTTTAATACCTAGAGCTGATATAAGATGGAACAGGAGTCGAAATAGCTTCGTTTAAAATTCGTTGGGCGTTGTTGTAATGAATAATAGCATCGTCAACCAAACCCCATTCGTCAGCCCTAACCGCTTTGTCAATCTCTTCTTTAGCTAAATCGAAGTATCCTTTAAGCTTGTATGCTGTTCTTTCGTTTGTGACTAAAGTTCCTGCTCCAGTATCCATTGTGGAAGAGCTAGGGTTTTGTCCAGATTCATAGGGCGAATTATCGTTTGGGAAAATTGATCCTAGAGAATCAATGATGCCTTTGAGGAAACTCATGTCTgacaaaattaaccaaaaacaatttattcaggTTTAAATtcaaagaggaaaaaagaaaaaggaaatttgaaATTCATGGAAACGATTTAGATTTTACGAACCATTTCACGGATCATGTAAGAATTTGTGATGAAATTCACTGTACGGGAAATCAATTAGGTGAAGAGAACCTGGAAATTGAATCACAGAATTCAGTAAAGATTGGGAGAAACTTGAAGATGTCAGTAGAATATGGGTCGGAACATGATTTGTAAATAGGAGAAGGAGCAGTTTGTAAGTTAGAAAATTAAGACCGAAAAAAAAGGAGGCCCGAGTGGTTTTATAGCTTATGTCGCGCGCCAAGTTGTTCGCTTAATAATGTCATAATTTCGAATTTGATCTAACGATCATTAAGCGATGTCGTATTATATCTATTATTAACGTCATTCCGAAAAGTACACGGTGTTatttcaattttctattttagatGGTAAATTAcgtttcacccaaggtttagccaAATAATTTGGCACCCACTTAATTTCTAATGGTCAAAGGACTATTctccacctaagttttaatacaaagataaatgCATATttgtgagattttaaaattttaattattaattaatgactCAATTTCTATTAAGAATCTcagttaaaattagagataaactattatttattaaaaacatttaaaaaattaaagttttatcaaattttttttcttaaatttaaaattttcacaattttttttatccaaagttttcaagttttaaaaagtgaatatTTAATCTCCAAATTCCTAGATTTTCTTTGTCATATCTTGTGATGACAACTATCTAGAGATAAGATAGAGAGTCAGTGACCATCTTTGATAACCAAAAAGATGATGTTTCTTTGTCGACAGACGCATCTCTTTGATTGTTAGACATAGTTGTAGGCTCTTTATCTCGTCTCCAATGGTAGTCATTGTCAAAGATGGTCATCGAAGAAGGGAGAAAGAAAACAAGGATTTTTGGGtgagataattattttttaaagtttgaaaacttctaaagaaaaaattatgagatttttaaactcgaaaaaaaaatatgataacatttttatttttaaaattttttttagtaaataatgattttatctataattctaactaaaatttttaacagataTAAGGTCaccaataaatattaaaatgtttaatatcttgtaaatatgtatttatttttatattaaaatttagggaaaaaatagTCCTTGACCAATttctaaattctaatttttagCCACAATATTTAAATTCAGTATTTGAAAAGAACCATAATGTGTTagaaagacaaataaatatgttaacTTGTGTGAAATTACGTAAAAAAGCAATCAAATCCACGGttaaaatcacattaaataaataaaattttataaaatctgattaaattgtatttttatatgcaattaaacaattaaaatcgTAATTATTATGTGATTCGATTCGTCCgaatcacattaaaaaatcaGCCTAATCTTTAGTTCATACATGGTTCGTTCAATccaaattcaaacatttcaaaACGAAACAATCTTTAATCGTGAATGAATCTTATGGCAATgggtaataaatattttgtgattgtgggtattaaacaaaaattgcaatttttggGTGTCGGTCTTACTTTTTCAACCGTTATGGAAGGAAGCGATTTTTCTTCAGTAGGTAGTGCAGTAAAGGAGACAAAATGTAGCGAAAAGGATagaaaatccaaaatttaatggaaaatccAGAACGGGATAAGGATATTTCCACCTGCGCAGTATGGACGTCGGTTAAGCAAGTAATGAAAGCAGAAAATTCAATGCAACAGACAGAGGGACATGTAATTTTGCAGTTGGCAATTGTGAGTTTCTTTCTGCTCTGGCTCTGGCCTGCACCGGTTGAATGCTTTTATCTCTCTGAACAAATGTCGATGCTTAGAGCGAGAAGTCCATACTTTTGACGCGCCAAATTGCAAAAACGAATCGGAACCTTTGCGTCTGCTGAGAGAAAAGTTGGAGACAAACTTGTAGAGGGTTGTGAGATCAACGTTTTAAATTTCATTCTCATTTCTAATCCACAAATTATTTAACTCATTTACCGCACACTTCAATCGGCTtgtaattttctctctctcttgaagaaaataaatttcttcgattctcttgatttttctttttttaatcgAAATTCTGTTTGGATTCCAGGAAAATGGGGTTGATTTCCGGGATTTTATTTGGGACGATCTTTGGGATTGTATTAATGGCTGGATGGCGGCACATGATGAGGTACCGAAGCAACAAGCGAGTTGCAAAGGTAAGCtatttttttcaacttcttttttatggaaaacaagctttttcttttagccttttgaaaatttcacagATAGTTATGGATTAAAGAATTAAAACGAACATAGGATTGCTCTACTGATTTTTTACCCATATATAGCTTGAATTTACTTATCTCTTGATGTCTGGATTAAGATTTGAAGTAGTAGAGTACCAAACACTGTTAGTTTTGCCTTGAGTTTTTGAAGAATTATCTTCCAAACGAGCATAGTAGCATTCTTCACATCATCAGAGGCACTTTATCGAGTAAAAATGGGCAATATTCTTgtaatattaatgaattttggGTATTTGAAACAGTTTTATCGCTTCTCTGTGGTTTGTTCATAGGTTAGTACTATTTTGACTGGTTTCTACTTTTCTCCATGACGGTTAttcattttatctattttgCTCCCTCAGGCAGTTGACATTAAACTTCTTGGGTCACTTAAAAGAGATGATTTGAAGAAAATATGTGGTGACAATTTTCCTGAATGGATATCATTCCCTGAGTATGAACAGGTTGgctgttttttctttctttcttttttgtttttttcatttttgtctagtgtatatataatttttttaaacagaaaaagaaaacaaaaaatttccaaattaatcttttgttttaaaagtaaaagtttCTTAACAAAAATGTCAGAGTATGATCTGATGAATTCTGGGTTTTTGAAAAGTCACTTTGctggtttatttatttatttgtttttgctGCCAATATTAAAGGAAGAGTATCATCTGCTAATTATTTAATGCATGAAAGACCCAATTTACTTAATAAGTTATCTAAGGAAATTGTTCTGATCTATAGTTATGCTTTTTGTGctatatttttggtttatgatatgtgcttttaaattcaaaagcaATTTTATTGGGAAATATCTGGTAATAGTATGCTTCCGAAGTTATCTTGATCACTATGATTTCCTCCCGTGTCCAATGTAGCTTATTGTGCATATACTATGGTTGGGTGTCTCAGGTGAAATGGTTGAACAAGGAATTGAGCAAATTATGGCCATATGTTGCAGATGTAAGCTCCTTGCTTTTCCTACTATATATCTTAACATGAGATAAGATAAATCAGTGGACTCCTTAGTGTTCAACAATGAATGAAGAGTTTTCATTTATGAAACTACTGCAAATAAAAGGTTCGAAGAATGTGAAGGAACTATTTGACAAAAGCCATGATTCTATCATAGGTTATTGGCTTCTTCTTTCTAGGAGTACAATTATTTTAGTagatatataagatattttagtGAAGAGAAATTATCAGTGAAGgtaaaggaagaagagaaaggatTAATGGATCTCAATATGGAGAGAGAACCAGAGAATACAAATATGAGGCAATGCTAATGTGTTTGTTTTCAGGCAGCAGAattggtgataaaagaatctGTTGAGCCTCTACTGGAAGAATACCGACCTCCAGGAATTACGTCATTAAAGTTTAGCAAGTTGTCTCTTGGCAATGTGGCACCCAAAATTGAAGGTATGCTTCAGtttatttcatttgtttcttttttttttttgaatttttccaataTCGTTCTTACTTCTacatcatatttatttttataaccaaGGACTCGCCCAGGGGTAAACTCAGGGCACAATGATCGGACCCACAACTATTGTACCAGGTAAGTCAAGGTTTTACAAACGTGACAGAGGCTCAAACCCAAACCTTCACCTTAGAAGTTCTAATGCTCAACCAGTCTTATTAACTCTTAAGGTTACTTTTGTATCATATTTCATGGAGATTTCAGTAAATTTCAGAGTACCTTTCTTggatttttatttagttattttgaaACATAATAACTTGAAAACATCAGTTCAAATTTTCTGGAAGTAGATCTTCCAAGATTGTTACATACTACAAAATCccaaattcatataaaattgcattaagattcaatttttttttaaatttaatgctGCCATAGGGATACTTACAAAGGTGAgtgattttctcttttcttcgaTTTCTTTAGCTAACAAGAGAgaatttcatctcatgtttctTTAAGGggaaaatttctcttttttgtttcttttttttttccctccatGTATATATTTCCCTTTTTCATGTTTTGTAAGTTTAGTTTCTGTCTTGTGTGCCCATTCTAATATTGTCACTACCAAAATTTGATCCTTGGCTTGAGGTTTGGCCACAACTCACATAAATTTGAGTGTGTTAATGATATTGTCACTATTGAAGTTCATCTCATCCctcatatgtatatttttttatttcctctGGTTGCTTTTGAGGTATTTGAACCTGTATAATTACTTAATGCAGGTATCCGTGTTCAGAGTCTTAAGGAAGGTCAAATTACTATGGATATTGATTTCCGTTGGGGTGGTGATCCAAGCATCATTTTAGGTGTTGAAGCTGCACTTGTAGCTTCAATACCCATTCAGGTTAGTGCATCGACTTTGAACGAtacttttttcttcattctgaattttgttgcatttagaagccatataatttttttttttgtctttttcatttAGAATTTTAACAAACAAGTGGTAACTAATCAAAGTATTGCCATGGTGTTATATCTACAGTTGAAAGACCTTCAAGTTTTTACCATTATTCGTGTTATCTTCCAACTTGCTGAAGAGATACCATGCATTTCTGCCATTGTCGTTGCTCTACTTTCTGAGGTatatttcaacaaattttcatATGGTGTGCAAATATGAAGTGGATTCAGtggttttcttctcttccacCAAAGTCCTATGTCAAAAggaacaaaaaatcaaattaaaaagttgtGTGCTgctttttaagttaaaatttgaagataattaAATGTGTTTAGTTCTTCTCGTCAGTGTTAGCTATGGTGAGCAGAGCACATGTGTACAAATAACATCTGCAACCCTGTTACTTTTATCCAGATTGTTGGTACTGTTGTGAGTCATTCTTAATGCTGTTTTAACAATCTATTAGTTTTGACTATTTGTCTACAGAAAATTTTCTCATTCTTAATGGTTTTAAGCACTTTCggtgtttgtttgattttttttaaatatgattttcgtgcttatatcatatgatttaaaatGGATGAGAAATTCCCACATGGATTTAGTCTGTCCGAAATTCATAATGCACACATAATGACTGGAGACTCTGTGCACTTGTTAACACTGCCATGAACTAGTGTTGTTATGCATATTGACTAATTCTCATATACGTTTAATCAGCCAAAGCCAAGAATTGATTATACTCTCAAGGCTATTGGTGGAAGCTTAACAGCCATTCCCGGAATTTCGGATATGATTGATGTAAGTTCTATTCttggtatttgaatttttattattattttgattaaatagtCCTGTTTGACTTAAGACTGTTGCTTGGTCTTATTGTTCTGCTTTTATCATTTCTTAGGATACTGTGAATACAATTGTCACAGACATGCTTCAATGGCCCCATAGGATTGTTGTCCCAATAGGTGGTATACCTGTTGATACAAGGTAAATTTTAATCTACAAATTCCTGTTCTCGGTTGCTTGGGATTCTTTCTTGCTATGCACTATGCAAGAGTGCAACCCctagaaaatattgaattgagcCATAGTGGATGAGCAATTTAATTCATTACCTGTGCTAGAGTTAATCtatttcatttcattatatGGATACTAGGTAgttattttattctgttttttCTAATGGTGTTATATAAGTGTTTCTTTTTCTGTATGCAGTGAATTGGAGCTTAAACCTCAGGGGAAAATTACAGTTACTGTCGTAAAAGCAAATAATTTGAAGAACATGGAGATGATTGGAAAATCTGATCCTTATGTGGTTCTGTATATTCGGCCACTATTCAAGGTTAAAACACATGTTGTTGACAACAACCTCAATCCTGTTTGGAACCAAGCATTTGAGTTGATTGCAGAAGACAAAGAGACAGAGTCAATTGTTTTTGAGGTTTTAACCTGCAAACACTTTTATTTCTTACGTAATTCTATTTTGTTTATGCTTTTCGCAATATGTGGCCTCTTTGATGGATATGTGTACATGCAAGCATGCATGTTATATCTTTGCATTCACATTATGAGTgggaaattattataaatgtcatgCGGACTTTCAACAATTGTCCATCCCTAATGCTACAcaataatttgtttgaatttttagtcaCAATCAGGTCTGCATGTGCCAGTACACAGTCATACACATAGTTGGGCTTACCCCAGAACATTTCAGTATGTTGTGTGCGAATTTTTGTTTTAGCTGGAGATTGATTACGAAGTTCAAGTTAGTGGACCTCAATCATTCAACTCAAACAAAGCCTTGATTCCATGCATCTGGGTCTATTGCCTCCATTTTTTCGGTGGGGTGGGGGGAAGGGGTGTAGAATATGAAAATTGCTACGTGTTTTTAATGGTTGCCTCTATCCATGCTATCTGATTGAGGGGAAGTTCTTAATGCTCTTATGTATTATTAATGctattttttttaaggattaagGATGGCTACATCTGTTTTCCTTTGTGCAAGTAAGTAATATTCTTAAACCTCTTATACAGGTTCTCGATCAGGACATTGGTCAAGATAAGAGATTGGGAATAGCCAAATTGCCTTTGATTGAAATTGGAGCAGAGACTCCAAATGAGGTTGAATTGAGACTTCAACCATCACTTGATATGTTGAAAATAAAAGACAAGAGGGACAGAGGAACCCTTGCTGTAAAGGTAGGCACTTTGCTCAGCATGGTTTTATCCTATTGATGTTAGTGATTTCAGATATAGTTATGACACTGTAGTTTATTTGgggtataaatatatataatctattacATTCTGTTGTTTCTCATAATATGGCATGTCCTGTTTGCTTCCCATGTACGTGGTTTAAGCAATCAATAATGTTTTGTTACTTACCCTAATACCTTATGATATGTtcctattaaattattttgtttgtgg from Mangifera indica cultivar Alphonso chromosome 8, CATAS_Mindica_2.1, whole genome shotgun sequence includes:
- the LOC123224228 gene encoding calcium-dependent lipid-binding protein-like, giving the protein MGLISGILFGTIFGIVLMAGWRHMMRYRSNKRVAKAVDIKLLGSLKRDDLKKICGDNFPEWISFPEYEQVKWLNKELSKLWPYVADAAELVIKESVEPLLEEYRPPGITSLKFSKLSLGNVAPKIEGIRVQSLKEGQITMDIDFRWGGDPSIILGVEAALVASIPIQLKDLQVFTIIRVIFQLAEEIPCISAIVVALLSEPKPRIDYTLKAIGGSLTAIPGISDMIDDTVNTIVTDMLQWPHRIVVPIGGIPVDTSELELKPQGKITVTVVKANNLKNMEMIGKSDPYVVLYIRPLFKVKTHVVDNNLNPVWNQAFELIAEDKETESIVFEVLDQDIGQDKRLGIAKLPLIEIGAETPNEVELRLQPSLDMLKIKDKRDRGTLAVKVLYHEFNKEEQLAALEAEKTILEERKKLKAEGVIGSTMDALDEAVSLVGSGVGLVGTGIGAGAGLVGSGVGAGVGIVGSGLGAVGSGLSKAGKFMGRTLTGHSSKKSGSNTPVTSIQENGGAKSLQR